Within bacterium, the genomic segment GAGATGAAAGATTTCGCCAACTGGGGAAGGAGATTCTCGCCTACGGCGCCCGAACACTATTCCGGCCCTCAGGTTTTTTGCGGGAATCCTCTTCGCATTATCATCTGCTTCTTTGCCGGTCCTACCTCGAAGCGTTTTGGATGGCCGGTGGGAAGGCGGATCAAAAATTTTGGGAAGGACTCAAGGACCGGCTTGTGGACATGACCCGGGCGTCGGCCTTTTTCCTGCGGTCGGGATATTTTCCAAGAATCGGCGACGTTTCGCCGGATTTCCCCACCGCATTTCACCGCGGGATTCCCGCAGTAGGCGCGGCGGTCCTGGCCGAAGACTCGGTTTCCCTCCCTCCGCCGGAGGAGATCGGGTGGCACTCTTTTTTTCTTCCCTCCGGCGCATCAGAAGAAAAAGAGCGGCCCCCACTTCCGGAAATCGAGGGCTGGGAGGATGCAGGATATTACCGGTTGGTCAAGGGAAAGTGGGAACTGTTCGTTTACCTGAATCCTGACGGCCATGTCCCCGCCTGGTCGCACGGCCATTCCGATTTGCTCGGTTTTCTTTTGATGTATGGCGGCCACCCGGTATTGGTTGACTCTGGCCGCGCCACATATGCCGACAACCCGCTGGGCCACTACGGCCGGGGGGCATCTTCCCACAACACCTTCCGGGTGGATGGCCTCGCTCCTTGTCTGGTCCACGCCCACAATGGATATGTTCCATTGATGATGAAGGAATATTTTGCCTACCCCGCAGAAGTGCGTATCGAAAGGCGGGAGGACGGCCTGAAAGCACGTCTGATGTGTAGCGGCTATCAGCGTATAGCCCTCGGGATAAGGGTCGAGCGGGTGTTTCTTCTGGGAGAGGGGGGGCTCAGGATCATCGACGAGGTCTTGGGAAGCGGCCGGCACCTCCTGGAGAGTTTTTTCCATTTCCATCCCGATGTCGGGGTGAGGCGGAAGGGGCAGGATGCCCTTGGGCTCTCGCTTCCCGGCGGGGAAGAGTTGGAGTTTTTGGGGAAAGTCGATCCGGACGAGTCCGTTGTCCTGGAAAAAGGCAAGGAATCGGGGGATGTGATGGGGTGGTACAGTCCCGAATACGGAGAAGCCATCCCTTGCTGGAGTTTCCTTCTAAGGGGCCGGCGCTCCCTTCCGCTCCATCGTTCGTGGACTATCCGCCCGGCCCATAGGTAGATCATTTGTATGTGTGGAATATGCGGAGTGTATTCAACGGCTTTGGGGCTCGAGGGCCGCAGGGAGGCCGTCGAGCGGATGTCCCTGGCCATGGTCCATCGCGGTCCCGATGACGCGGGGGCGGAGGATTTCGGGGATGCCTGCCTGGGAATGCGCCGCCTCAGCATCATTGATTGCAGCCCCCAGGGGCATCAGCCCATGTCGAACGAGGATGGTTCCGTATGGGTGGTTCTCAACGGGGAGATCTATAATTTCAAGGAACTTCGCTCGGATCTCGAGCAAAAGGGCCACACCTTTCGCTCCCGCACCGATACCGAAACCATCGTTCATCTATACGAAGCGTTCGGGGAAGGGTTCCTGGACCATCTTCGGGGGATGTTCAGCCTTGCCGTGTGGGACGGCCGGCGGGGCCGCCTGCTCGTGGCGAGGGACAGGGTGGGCATCAAGCCGCTCTATTACGCCGAGATTCCTTCGGGATGGGTATTCGCCTCGGAGCTGGGAGCGCTCCTTTCTTCCCGCCTGCTTCCAAGGGAGTTGGACGTTGCCGCCCTTGATCTGTACCTCTCCTTTGGCTACGTTCCCCCCCCGGGAACCCTGATAAAAGGGATTCGGGTTCTGCTTCCGGGGCATTGCATGGTGATTTCGAAAGAGGGCATGACCTCCCGGCAGTGGTGGGATTTCCCCGTTCCCGGTAGCAATCCGTGCCCCCCCGGCAAAACCGTTCCCTGGCTGCGGAGCATCCTGGACGAGAGCATCCGCCTCCATCAGATCAGCGACGTTCCGCTGGGAGCTTTTCTCAGCGGCGGAATGGACTCGACGGCGGTCGTGGGGCTGATGTCGCGGATTTCGTCCGAGCCGGTCCGCACGTTTTCCATCGGGTTCGACGACGCCCCGGCGGGGTTCGACGAGCGCCCGTACGCCCGGATGGCGGCCGAGGCCTACGGCAGCGACCACACCGAGGTGGTCATGAATGGTGCGACGGTCCGCGAGGCATTGCCCCGGATCGTGCGCCACATCGACATCCCCAGCTTTGACGGCATCAATACCTTCCTCGTCTCTCAGGCTGCCCGGGAAGGGGGCCTCACGGTCGCCCTCTCGGGCTTGGGCGGAGATGAGGTTTTTGGCGGCTACGATA encodes:
- a CDS encoding heparinase II/III-family protein gives rise to the protein DERFRQLGKEILAYGARTLFRPSGFLRESSSHYHLLLCRSYLEAFWMAGGKADQKFWEGLKDRLVDMTRASAFFLRSGYFPRIGDVSPDFPTAFHRGIPAVGAAVLAEDSVSLPPPEEIGWHSFFLPSGASEEKERPPLPEIEGWEDAGYYRLVKGKWELFVYLNPDGHVPAWSHGHSDLLGFLLMYGGHPVLVDSGRATYADNPLGHYGRGASSHNTFRVDGLAPCLVHAHNGYVPLMMKEYFAYPAEVRIERREDGLKARLMCSGYQRIALGIRVERVFLLGEGGLRIIDEVLGSGRHLLESFFHFHPDVGVRRKGQDALGLSLPGGEELEFLGKVDPDESVVLEKGKESGDVMGWYSPEYGEAIPCWSFLLRGRRSLPLHRSWTIRPAHR
- the asnB gene encoding asparagine synthase (glutamine-hydrolyzing) translates to MCGICGVYSTALGLEGRREAVERMSLAMVHRGPDDAGAEDFGDACLGMRRLSIIDCSPQGHQPMSNEDGSVWVVLNGEIYNFKELRSDLEQKGHTFRSRTDTETIVHLYEAFGEGFLDHLRGMFSLAVWDGRRGRLLVARDRVGIKPLYYAEIPSGWVFASELGALLSSRLLPRELDVAALDLYLSFGYVPPPGTLIKGIRVLLPGHCMVISKEGMTSRQWWDFPVPGSNPCPPGKTVPWLRSILDESIRLHQISDVPLGAFLSGGMDSTAVVGLMSRISSEPVRTFSIGFDDAPAGFDERPYARMAAEAYGSDHTEVVMNGATVREALPRIVRHIDIPSFDGINTFLVSQAAREGGLTVALSGLGGDEVFGGYDTFHLIPRWGWAARLWGKGPRWTKAALSRVVKRLSAESPSFTSERSRKVNRMMGVNSETDLYALARLILWPDEVKSLYSDSVRMSLPEDSGPMALLRSLSPENGNSWHRVNLLEMQVYMGWRLLRDTDAMSMAHSLEVRVPLIDHKVIEFVAGLPEGWEKTWGHPKRLLSEALGDLIPPEILSRPKQGFAFPMGKWMRGELREVVEDTLSPESVRRRGLFDPEGVQSLYRAFEEGRMAYPALWQFVILELWMRETFDAPVAVSQAS